A single Aspergillus chevalieri M1 DNA, chromosome 3, nearly complete sequence DNA region contains:
- a CDS encoding SAC3/GANP domain protein (BUSCO:EOG092625AX;~COG:K;~EggNog:ENOG410PG7F;~InterPro:IPR005062;~PFAM:PF03399) — MSSGIPPWRATASATTTATTPFAGHGHATPAYIPVQARRSLAQPKPTPTPSQSTSSEAPRKRVAWPPALRLYVQRCFVPEHQIPSVTRQEMEAKLKSVITEAAEGDKLDAINWDTLPLPQVMVQNERNRILANPSVSAWGEEASRKRKSTEYTPADTKNNISPPWRQTNNDQKFEDRVTYSPTDKRQRIDYKNPSKSKANLEMRRKRFEEPRSRFGSSPSSPRGESPVATAYQGPIVGRCQDLEKNYFRLTSAPNPDTVRPLSVLQKTLDLLKKKWKRDNNYGYICDQFKSLRQDLTVQRIRNEFTVNVYEIHARIALEKGDLGEYNQCQTQLRALYTQQLGGHPTEFKAYRILYFIHTRNWTAMNDALADLRAADKRDPAVKHALDVRSALALGNYHRFFQLYLDTPNMGAYLMDMFVDRERLSALTAICKAYKPDVNIRFITEELGFESDEQSARFVLDHTSEELLQEKDGAVKLLTGGRAGQMFEAAKNEAHRVVDIKGQI; from the exons CGACACCTGCATATATCCCAGTTCAAGCCCGCCGTAGCCTTGCTCAACCCAAACCCACCCCTACTCCCTCGCAATCGACCTCCTCGGAAGCTCCACGGAAACGAGTAGCTTGGCCGCCCGCTCTTCGGTTGTATGTACAGCGATGTTTCGTACCGGAACATCAGATCCCCAGCGTCACCAGACAAGAGATGGAGGCCAAGTTAAAATCGGTCATTACCGAGGCCGCAGAGGGTGACAAGCTTGATGCAATCAATTGGGACACCCTGCCGCTGCCGCAAGTCATGGTACAGAACGAGCGGAATAGGATCTTGGCCAACCCCAGCGTGTCAGCGTGGGGTGAGGAGGCCTCGCGAAAGCGAAAGTCCACGGAGTACACGCCTGCGGATACGAAGAATAATATATCTCCTCCCTGGAGACAGACTAACAATGACCAGAAGTTTGAAGATCGAGTGACTTACAGCCCCACAGACAAACGTCAGCGGATAGATTACAAGAACCCAAGTAAGTCGAAAGCTAATCTTGAGATGCGGCGGAAACGGTTTGAAGAACCTCGATCCCGATTCGGGTCGTCGCCGTCGTCCCCACGTGGCGAATCGCCCGTTGCTACTGCCTACCAAGGCCCCATTGTCGGAAGGTGCCAGGATCTGGAAAAAAACTATTTCCGATTGACATCTGCGCCTAACCCGGACACTGTGCGACCGCTCTCGGTGTTGCAGAAGACGCTGGATCtactgaagaagaaatggaaacGGGACAATAACTATGGCTATATCTGCGACCAGTTCAAATCATTGCGACAGGACTTGACGGTGCAGCGCATCAGGAATGAGTTTACGGTTAATGTGTACGAGATTCATGCGCGGATTGCCTTGGAGAAAGGAGACCTTGGTGAGTATAATCAGTGCCAAACCCAGTTGCGCGCGTTATATACACAGCAACTTGGCGGACACCCAACGGAGTTCAAGGCATATCGCATTTTGTATTTCATCCACACACGCAACTGGACGGCGATGAACGACGCGTTGGCGGACTTAAGGGCGGCCGACAAGCGGGACCCGGCCGTGAAGCATGCCCTGGATGTCCGGTCGGCGTTGGCCCTGGGGAACTACCATCGGTTTTTCCAGCTGTATTTGGATACGCCGAATATGGGAGCTTACCTGATGGACATGTTTGTGGACCGCGAACGCCTATCAGCCTTGACGGCAATTTGTAAAGC GTATAAACCCGATGTGAATATTCGGTTCATCACTGAAGAGTTAGGATTCGAGTCGGACGAGCAGAGCGCCCGATTTGTGCTGGACCACACGTCGGAGGAGCTGCTGCAGGAGAAAGACGGGGCTGTGAAGCTGCTAACAGGCGGCCGAGCTGGGCAGATGTTTGAAGCGGCCAAGAATGAGGCGCATCGGGTGGTCGACATCAAGGGACAGAtatag